A portion of the Cervus elaphus chromosome X, mCerEla1.1, whole genome shotgun sequence genome contains these proteins:
- the LOC122689808 gene encoding cytochrome c oxidase subunit 5B, mitochondrial-like — translation MASRLLRGAGALASQALRARGPNGVSVVRSMASGGGVPTDEEQATGLEKEVMLAARKGQDPYNILAPKATSGTKEDPNLVPSITNKWIVGCICEEDNSTVIWFWLRKGEAERCPSCGTHYKLVPHQLAH, via the coding sequence ATGGCGTCAAGGTTACTCCGCGGAGCTGGAGCTTTGGCCTCCCAGGCCCTGAGGGCCCGGGGTCCAAATGGAGTCTCCGTGGTGCGCTCTATGGCGTCTGGAGGTGGTGTTCCTACTGATGAAGAGCAGGCAACTGGGCTGGAGAAGGAGGTCATGCTGGCTGCACGCAAGGGACAGGACCCATATAATATACTTGCCCCAAAGGCAACCTCAGGTACCAAGGAAGACCCTAATTTAGTCCCCTCCATCACCAACAAGTGGATAGTGGGCTGCATCTGTGAAGAAGACAACAGTACTGTCATCTGGTTCTGGCTGCGCAAAGGCGAGGCCGAGCGTTGCCCCAGCTGTGGAACCCATTACAAGCTGGTGCCACACCAGCTGGCCCACTGA